The following proteins are co-located in the Eublepharis macularius isolate TG4126 chromosome 5, MPM_Emac_v1.0, whole genome shotgun sequence genome:
- the C5H19orf25 gene encoding UPF0449 protein C19orf25 homolog: protein MSSKAKKRVVLPTRPEPPNTEQILEDVQRAQPNDPVFVLLAEPSEDLPAPAKNEDPEAKRERLYRLTQSYVEMNHRLQKACSLLKEKCEELKLAGATLEQGILEMKQRAL, encoded by the exons ATGAGCTCCAAGGCAAAGAAGCGGGTGGTGCTGCCCACCCGGCCTGAACCCCCCAACACCGAACAGATCCTGGAGGATGTCCAACGTGCCCAACCCAATGATCCAGTCTTTGTCCTCCTGGCAGAACCCAGTGAAG ACTTGCCTGCTCCGGCCAAGAATGAAGATCCGGAGGCCAAGAGGGAACGCCTCTATCGGCTGACCCAGTCCTACGTGGAGATGAACCACCGCCTGCAAAAGGCCTGCAGCCTGCTCAAGGAGAAGTGCGAGGAGCTGAAACTGGCAGGTGCTACTCTGGAGCAGGGCATCCTGGAGATGAAGCAAAGAGCTTTGTGA